In Penicillium oxalicum strain HP7-1 chromosome I, whole genome shotgun sequence, a single window of DNA contains:
- a CDS encoding putative heme-binding peroxidase has protein sequence MSRHGDFDAVQKDIAAQLQKPGYDDGSAGPVFVRLAWHSSGTYDAESDTGGSNGAGMRYEAEGGDPANAGLQHGRAFLEPIKEKHPWITYSDLWTLAGVVAIKELGGPDIPWQGGRTDLVDDSKVPPRGRLPDGALGADHLRFIFNRMGFNDQEIVALAGGHNLGRCHGDRSGFEGPWVTNPTRFSNSFFKLLLQLDWKPRKLATGMTQFVYEDPDAEEDEEPLMMLPTDMALKTDPGFLPWVQRYAEDKELFFDHFAKVFAKLVELGIKRDAQGNVINTDNQLGGYVSAPKKSNVPTGPTKGQPRARL, from the exons ATGAGTCGTCACGGTGATTTCGATGCGGTCCAAAAGGATATCGCCGCTCAACTCCAGAAGCCCGGATATGATGACGGTAGCGCAGGTCCAGTCTTTGTGCGCCTAGCATG GCACTCTTCCGGTACATATGACGCCGAGTCCGACACCGGCGGCTCGAACGGCGCCGGCATGCGTTACGAGGCAGAGGGTGGCGACCCGGCTAACGCTGGTCTTCAGCATGGCCGTGCTTTCCTCGAGCCGATCAAGGAAAAGCACCCGTGGATCACCTATTCAGACTTGTGGACATTGGCGGGTGTCGTCGCGATTAAGGAGCTTGGCGGTCCGGACATTCCCTGGCAGGGGGGCCGAACCGACCTGGTCGATGACTCCAAGGTGCCTCCCCGGGGGCGTCTCCCCGACGGAGCTCTGGGTGCCGATCATTTGCGATTCATTTTCAACCGTATGGGCTTCAATGATCAAGAGATTGTTGCGTTGGCTGGAGGTCACAACCTTGGTCGCTGCCACGGTGACCGCAGCGGATTCGAGGGTCCCTGGGTGACGAATCCCACTCGATTCTCCAACTCTTTCTTCAAGCTTCTGCTGCAACTCGACTGGAAGCCACGCAAGCTGGCCACAGGAATGACTCAATTCGTGTATGAGGATCCGGAtgcggaggaggatgaggagcccCTCATGATGCTGCCCACCGACATGGCACTGAAGACCGACCCCGGCTTCCTGCCCTGGGTCCAGCGATACGCTGAGGACAAGGAGCTGTTCTTCGATCACTTTGCCAAGGTGTTTGCCAAGCTGGTGGAGCTCGGTATCAAGCGTGACGCTCAGGGCAATGTGATCAACACCGACAATCAGCTCGGTGGCTACGTGTCCGCtccgaagaagagcaacGTGCCCACTGGTCCAACCAAGGGCCAGCCTCGTGCCCGTCTGTAA
- a CDS encoding 3-isopropylmalate dehydrogenase B has product MPQSHSILVLPGDGIGPEVMTEAIKVLKVFDSPEHTFVLREELIGGCSIDISGTPVTEQVKQAALASDAVLFAAVGGPKWDNARRGLDGPEGGLLQLRKAMDIYANLRPCSSDSPSSSITKEFSPFRHEILFNSEEDATGTKGVDFVVVRENCGGAYFGRKVEEEAYAMDEWGYSEAEVQRVTRVAAEVALRHSPPWPVISLDKANVLASSRLWRRVVERTMAAEYPQLKLIHQLADSASLILATNPRALNGVILADNTFGDMISDQAGSIIGTLGVLPSASLNGLPGDKTLKTRPYGLYEPTHGSAPTIAGKNIANPIAMILCVALMFRYSLNMEVEAQRIEDAVRRVLDKGLRTPDLGGKMGTKELGDAIVAELSL; this is encoded by the exons ATGCCTCAGAGTCACAGCATTCTTGTCCTCCCGGGCGATGGGATAGGCCCCGAAGTCATGACCGAGGCCATCAAAGTGCTGAAAGTATTCGACAGTCCGGAACATACCTTTGTGCTTCGGGAGGAATTAATTGGAGGCTGTAGTATTGACATTTCCGGAACTCCTGTTACCGAGCAGGTTAAGCAAGCAGCACTGGCCTCAGATGCGGTGCTCTTTGCCGCCGTTGGAGGCCCTAAATGGGACAATGCTCGGCGTGGGCTCGATGGACCCGAGGGGGGTCTCCTGCAGCTTCGGAAAGCAATGGACATCTATGCAAATCTACGGCCCTGCTCTTCAGACTCTCCTAGCTCATCAATCACCAAGGAGTTCAGCCCCTTTCGCCATGAGATTCTCTTTAATTCGGAAGAGGATGCCACTGGAACTAAAGGGGTGGATTTCGTGGTGGTACGAGAGAATTGCGGTGGCGCCTACTTTGGAAGAAAAGTCGAAGAGGAAGCGTATG CAATGGATGAGTGGGGGTATTCAGAAGCAGAGGTTCAGCGAGTGACTCGTGTTGCTGCTGAAGTTGCACTCCGCCACAGTCCTCCCTGGCCAGTGATATCACTAGACAAAGCAAATGTGTTGGCATCATCTCGACTCTGGCGTCGTGTGGTCGAGAGAACAATGGCCGCTGAATACCCACAGCTGAAATTGATCCACCAGCTGGCCGATTCGGCATCATTGATCCTGGCAACCAATCCACGAGCTTTGAATGGGGTCATCCTCGCAGATAACACATTCGGCGATATGATATCCGACCAGGCAGGGTCAATCATCGGGACCCTTGGAGTGCTTCCCAGTGCAAGCCTGAACGGCCTACCCGGTGACAAGACTCTCAAGACCAGGCCGTACGGGCTTTATGAGCCTACGCATGGCTCGGCCCCAAC GATTGCTGGCAAAAACATTGCCAACCCGATTGCCATGATCCTGTGCGTTGCTCTCATGTTTCGGTATTCTCTCAACATGGAGGTCGAGGCGCAGCGAATCGAGGATGCAGTCCGACGGGTTCTTGACAAAGGTTTGCGCACGCCTGATCTAGGAGGAAAAATGGGCACCAAGGAGCTTGGAGACGCTATTGTAGCGGAGCTTTCACTCTGA
- a CDS encoding Endo-1,4-beta-xylanase D: MVHLSATSLLLAAGILPNLALGAGLNDAAKAIGQVYFGSATDNPELSDSAYVKQLSNTADFGQITPGNSQKWDATEPSRNFFTFSGGDTVAKLAQSNGQKLRCHNLVWHSQLPSWVTNGNFNNATLISIMKNHITNLVQHYKGQCYAWDVVNEALNEDGSYRQSVWYNTIGPAYLPIAFATAASVDPTVKLYYNDYNIEYSGAKAAGARRIVELVQSYGAKIDGVGLQAHFIVGSTPSKDDQKKVMAGYTAYGVEVAITELDIRMNLPSTNAQLTQQATDYSNTVSACVETKNCVGITIWDWTDKYSWVPSTFSGQGAACPWDSNFQKKPAYNAILNALNAGSSTGGGSPTTTTTTTAAATTTTAPGGSGSTGGMAQHWGQCGGNGWTGPTTCASPYTCQASNPWYSQCL, translated from the exons ATGGTTCATCTGTCTGCCACCTCCCTGCTTTTGGCAGCGGGAATCTTGCCCAATCT TGCCCTCGGTGCCGGATTGAACGACGCTGCCAAAGCAATCGGACAGGTCTACTTCGGATCCGCTACCGACAATCCTGAACTGAGTGATTCTGCCTACGTCAAGCAGCTCAGCAACACAGCCGATTTTGGCCAGATCACGCCTGGAAACTCCCAAAAG TGGGATGCCACAGAGCCAtcgcgaaatttcttcaccttctctgGAGGTGACACTGTTGCCAAGTTGGCTCAGTCCAATGGCCAAAAGCTGCGATGCCACAACCTGGTCTGGCACAGCCAGCTTCCTAGCTGGG TTACCAACGGCAACTTCAACAATGCGACGTTGATTTCCATCATGAAGAACCACATCACCAACCTGGTCCAGCACTACAAAGGGCAGTGCTACGCGTGGGACGTCGTGAACGAGG CTCTGAACGAGGACGGATCATATCGCCAGAGTGTTTGGTATAACACCATCGGCCCGGCCTACCTCCCCATCGCCTTTGCCACTGCTGCTAGTGTGGACCCTACTGTCAAACTCTACTACAATGATTACAACATTGAGTACTCCGGCGCCAAGGCCGCCGGTGCCCGAAGAATTGTCGAGCTTGTTCAGTCCTACGGTGCCAAGATCGACGGAGTTGGTCTCCAGGCTCACTTCATCGTCGGCAGCACCCCCAGCAAGGACGACCAAAAGAAGGTCATGGCCGGTTACACTGCCTACGGAGTTGAGGTTGCCATCACGGAACTTGACATTCGTATGAACTTGCCCTCGACCAATGCGCAGCTCACCCAGCAGGCCACCGACTACAGCAACACCGTCAGCGCCTGTGTTGAGACCAAGAACTGCGTCGGTATTACCATCTGGGACTGGACTGACAAGTACTCCTGGGTTCCAAGCACTTTCTCTGGACAAGGCGCGGCCTGCCCCTGGGACTCCAACTTCCAGAAGAAGCCTGCCTACAACGCTATTCTGAACGCCCTGAACGCTGGCAGCAGCACCGGCGGTGGCTCAcccactaccaccaccaccaccactgccGCCGCGACGACCACCACTGCCCCCGGTGGAAGCGGATCTACTGGTGGCATGGCTCAGCACTGGGGACAGTGCGGTGGTAACGGCTGGACTGGCCCTACTACCTGCGCCAGCCCCTACACTTGCCAGGCCTCCAACCCCTGGTACTCTCAGTGCTTGTAA